The proteins below are encoded in one region of Aquisphaera giovannonii:
- a CDS encoding MBL fold metallo-hydrolase — MSASSYAIEVVVSEPFGQNAYVLWREGRDDALVFDPGFDPRGILSILRSNGRRPAMILDTHGHVDHIAGNAALKDAFPDVPLVIGRNEVDALTDPDVNLSGPYGIPVISPPADRLVDDGERIQVAGFDFEVREIPGHSKGSVVYVFSGEQPPFVLGGDVLFAGSIGRTDLGGDLQQLLSGIGAKLMNLPDDTRVYSGHGPVTTIGQERRSNPYIRQFATSRPR; from the coding sequence GTGTCTGCATCGAGCTATGCCATCGAGGTCGTGGTCTCCGAGCCCTTCGGCCAGAACGCCTACGTGCTGTGGCGCGAGGGACGGGACGACGCGCTGGTGTTCGACCCGGGGTTCGACCCGCGGGGGATCCTGTCGATCCTCCGGTCGAACGGCCGGCGGCCCGCCATGATCCTGGACACCCACGGCCACGTGGATCATATCGCGGGCAACGCGGCGTTGAAGGATGCCTTCCCGGACGTCCCGCTGGTGATCGGCCGGAATGAAGTCGATGCCCTCACCGACCCGGACGTCAACCTGAGCGGGCCCTACGGCATCCCCGTGATCAGCCCGCCCGCGGATCGGCTGGTGGACGATGGGGAGCGGATCCAGGTGGCCGGCTTCGACTTCGAGGTGCGGGAGATCCCGGGTCATAGCAAGGGCTCGGTCGTATACGTCTTCTCGGGCGAGCAGCCGCCCTTCGTGCTGGGCGGAGACGTCCTGTTCGCGGGATCGATCGGCCGCACCGACCTCGGCGGCGACCTCCAGCAGCTCCTGTCCGGCATCGGAGCGAAGCTGATGAATCTGCCCGACGACACGAGGGTCTATTCGGGCCACGGTCCGGTGACGACGATCGGGCAGGAGCGGCGGTCCAATCCGTACATCCGCCAGTTCGCGACGAGCCGTCCCCGTTGA
- the rimI gene encoding ribosomal protein S18-alanine N-acetyltransferase: protein MSTVPISQAQTRVHIRWMIRRDMPEVLAIEHASFEYPWCEEEFLRVLRQRNCIGMVAELSERIVGFMIYELHRNRIQVLDFATHPECRRMGIGRQMVSKLAGKLSSQRRNRIALFVRETNLPSQHFFRVVGFRAVEVIREHFQDTGEDAYAMLYHLDESVLEMPASANRIARKLGS from the coding sequence ATGAGCACGGTCCCCATCTCCCAGGCCCAGACCCGCGTGCACATCCGCTGGATGATCCGGCGCGACATGCCCGAGGTCCTGGCCATCGAGCACGCCAGCTTCGAATATCCCTGGTGCGAGGAGGAGTTCCTCCGCGTCCTCCGCCAGCGGAACTGCATCGGCATGGTGGCCGAGCTGTCCGAGCGGATCGTCGGCTTCATGATCTATGAGCTGCACCGCAACCGGATCCAGGTTCTCGACTTCGCCACCCACCCGGAATGCCGGCGGATGGGCATCGGCCGCCAGATGGTCTCGAAGCTCGCCGGGAAGCTGTCCTCGCAGCGGCGGAATCGGATCGCCCTCTTCGTCCGCGAGACCAACCTCCCGTCCCAGCACTTCTTCCGCGTGGTCGGCTTCCGCGCCGTGGAAGTGATCCGCGAGCATTTCCAGGATACGGGCGAGGACGCCTACGCCATGCTCTACCACCTGGACGAGTCGGTCCTCGAGATGCCGGCCTCCGCCAACCGCATCGCCCGCAAGCTCGGATCCTGA
- a CDS encoding metallophosphoesterase, whose translation MEIWAIADLHLSFARPDRRERYAARWRDHADRIEANWRATVGPRDLVLLPGDLSMGRNHREIQPDLAWIARLPGRKVLSAGNHDTWWNGVDKVRPMMRPSIRAVGGDALEVDGVIVCGTRGAPAPAGDDPPESRAAAAHELGELERALEMAATLRQSPSQPVYLLWHYPPFDSYGRPGPWVDRIEQAGVSVCVYGHLHTEGQWSRAVQGNVGGVRYYCVAADAVGFRPLRVGQIPHS comes from the coding sequence ATGGAGATCTGGGCGATCGCGGACCTGCACCTGTCATTCGCCCGGCCCGATCGGCGCGAGCGATACGCGGCGCGATGGCGGGATCATGCCGACCGCATCGAGGCCAACTGGCGGGCGACGGTCGGACCGCGGGATCTCGTCCTGCTCCCGGGCGACCTGTCGATGGGCAGGAACCACAGAGAAATCCAGCCGGACCTCGCCTGGATCGCCCGGTTGCCCGGGCGGAAGGTCCTCTCCGCGGGCAATCACGACACCTGGTGGAACGGCGTGGACAAGGTGCGCCCCATGATGCGCCCCTCGATCCGTGCCGTGGGCGGCGATGCCCTGGAGGTCGACGGCGTCATCGTCTGCGGGACGAGGGGAGCCCCGGCCCCCGCGGGAGATGACCCTCCCGAGTCGCGTGCCGCCGCCGCGCACGAGCTCGGCGAGCTCGAACGCGCCCTCGAGATGGCCGCGACCCTTCGCCAATCCCCCTCTCAGCCGGTTTACCTGCTCTGGCACTATCCCCCGTTCGACTCGTACGGCCGCCCGGGCCCCTGGGTCGACCGCATCGAACAGGCCGGCGTTTCGGTCTGCGTCTACGGGCACCTCCACACCGAGGGCCAGTGGTCGCGAGCCGTCCAGGGGAATGTCGGAGGGGTCCGGTACTACTGCGTCGCCGCGGACGCGGTCGGGTTCCGGCCCCTGCGCGTGGGTCAGATTCCACACTCCTGA
- a CDS encoding energy-coupling factor ABC transporter permease, which produces MHIPYAVLEPGVAIATTALGALGLGCALRAVRGELGERTTPLMGMMSAFVFAAQMVNFPVGAGVSGHLLGGVLASVVLGPWGGSVVIGAVLIVQCFLFGDGGLDALGANFLNMGMLGAVCGHAIYAPIRRAIGGRRGILIGSMVAAWFSVLLAAGACAVELSAGQPPREFLRILSWMALIHTAIGVGEAVITGLVVRFILLTRPDLLEAGRRAGGSGEFPEVPGRVRPRPGWISTAVAGLGIAMAVAVFVSPMASELPDGLEFVGDKTGILAAGREAAWPALPVPMPDYKLDIPGSGPLEAATALAGLAGTLVVFGMSWSLARIFAGGEKAPERLGADVA; this is translated from the coding sequence ATGCACATTCCTTATGCCGTACTGGAGCCCGGTGTCGCGATCGCGACGACGGCCCTCGGCGCACTCGGGCTCGGCTGCGCGTTGAGGGCGGTGCGAGGCGAGCTGGGCGAACGGACCACCCCGCTGATGGGGATGATGTCGGCCTTCGTCTTCGCGGCCCAGATGGTGAACTTCCCGGTGGGCGCGGGCGTTTCCGGGCACCTGCTGGGCGGGGTCCTCGCGTCCGTCGTCCTGGGCCCTTGGGGCGGCTCCGTGGTCATCGGCGCGGTGCTGATCGTCCAGTGCTTCCTGTTCGGCGACGGCGGCCTCGATGCGCTCGGTGCGAACTTCCTCAACATGGGAATGCTCGGTGCCGTCTGCGGCCATGCGATCTACGCGCCGATCCGGCGGGCGATCGGCGGCCGCCGGGGCATCCTGATCGGCTCGATGGTCGCCGCCTGGTTCTCCGTCCTGCTGGCGGCCGGTGCCTGCGCGGTGGAGCTGTCGGCGGGGCAGCCGCCTCGGGAGTTCCTCCGCATCCTGAGCTGGATGGCCCTAATCCACACCGCCATCGGCGTCGGGGAGGCGGTCATCACCGGGCTCGTCGTCCGATTCATCCTGCTGACGCGGCCGGACCTCCTGGAAGCCGGCCGCCGGGCCGGAGGGTCGGGAGAGTTCCCTGAGGTGCCGGGTAGGGTCAGGCCGAGGCCGGGGTGGATCTCGACCGCGGTCGCGGGGCTCGGAATCGCGATGGCCGTGGCGGTCTTCGTGTCGCCGATGGCGTCCGAGCTCCCCGACGGCCTGGAGTTCGTCGGAGACAAGACCGGCATCCTCGCCGCCGGCCGAGAGGCCGCCTGGCCCGCCCTGCCCGTCCCGATGCCGGACTACAAACTCGACATCCCGGGCTCCGGCCCTCTCGAGGCCGCCACGGCCCTTGCCGGCCTGGCGGGTACGCTGGTCGTCTTTGGGATGAGCTGGTCCCTGGCGCGGATTTTCGCGGGCGGGGAGAAGGCCCCGGAAAGGCTCGGGGCGGATGTGGCCTGA
- a CDS encoding energy-coupling factor transporter transmembrane component T family protein, whose protein sequence is MWPEPADGRRGDGGPLDRLDARLKVVASVLYVIAVIAVPHGRWRILGVLALALLFVIGLSGTSPRILLRRWAGLLALVAVLAFTVAPGIAERSGRGAFEVASMILAKNGLALLMMLTMAAVTPLPQAVRALGRLGLPRVLVETLEFMERYVHVLLDELDRMATARRARSFTNRRWLPWGTLTGLIGALLLRSFERAERVEAAMLARGWEGAFRRLEDPEPGRGLARPTTSRAVDGEGASEAP, encoded by the coding sequence ATGTGGCCTGAGCCGGCAGACGGCCGCCGCGGCGACGGCGGCCCCCTCGATCGACTCGACGCTCGCCTGAAGGTGGTGGCCTCCGTCCTGTACGTGATCGCGGTCATCGCCGTCCCGCATGGACGCTGGCGGATCCTGGGGGTCCTCGCCCTCGCCCTGCTCTTCGTGATCGGGCTCTCGGGCACATCACCGCGGATCCTCCTCAGGCGATGGGCCGGCCTGCTCGCCCTGGTGGCCGTGCTGGCCTTCACGGTCGCGCCCGGCATCGCCGAGAGATCGGGCCGGGGTGCCTTCGAGGTCGCATCGATGATCCTCGCCAAGAACGGGCTTGCCCTGCTCATGATGCTCACGATGGCCGCCGTGACCCCGCTCCCGCAGGCGGTCCGGGCGTTGGGCCGGCTCGGCCTTCCCCGCGTCCTCGTCGAGACGCTCGAGTTCATGGAGCGCTACGTCCACGTGCTGCTCGACGAGCTGGACCGGATGGCCACGGCGAGGCGGGCGCGATCGTTCACGAACCGACGGTGGCTCCCGTGGGGGACGCTCACCGGGCTCATCGGTGCGCTCCTCCTGCGCTCCTTCGAGCGGGCCGAACGAGTCGAGGCGGCGATGCTGGCCAGGGGTTGGGAGGGCGCCTTCCGTCGGCTCGAGGACCCCGAACCGGGACGTGGCCTCGCGCGGCCCACGACTTCCCGGGCGGTCGACGGCGAGGGGGCGTCGGAAGCCCCATGA
- a CDS encoding alpha/beta hydrolase, translated as MGRRRSLVLGAAVVVVGLAAALQGRQEEPPASVDFRPDVPYATAAGEGLRLDFARPKGGQGPYPLVVCIHGGGWSGGDKAEFRQALFALAQQGLAVASLQYRLAPRHPFPAQYDDVKAAVSFLRAKAKEWSIDPGRVAAFGGSAGGHLALLLATDPDVNLKAVVSMAGPTRLNTPLPDLSARLVRQLIGTPGTVSASYWRTVNPIDRVGPHVAPILLIHGDRDEIVPYEQSVSMFEACKVAGVEVELLTIPGGGHGSGGRREDNEAAIIKAVSFLKDHLGVPPGAAAR; from the coding sequence ATGGGGCGAAGGCGAAGTCTGGTGCTGGGAGCCGCGGTCGTCGTCGTCGGCCTGGCGGCGGCCTTGCAGGGGCGGCAGGAAGAGCCGCCGGCGTCGGTGGACTTCCGGCCCGACGTGCCATATGCGACCGCGGCCGGGGAGGGCCTGAGGCTCGACTTTGCCAGGCCCAAAGGAGGGCAGGGGCCGTACCCGCTCGTCGTTTGTATCCACGGCGGCGGCTGGTCGGGGGGGGACAAGGCGGAATTCCGCCAGGCACTCTTCGCCCTGGCGCAGCAGGGCCTGGCCGTCGCCTCGTTGCAATATCGGCTCGCTCCCCGGCATCCTTTCCCGGCGCAGTATGACGACGTGAAGGCGGCGGTGAGCTTCCTCCGGGCGAAGGCGAAGGAGTGGAGCATCGACCCGGGCCGCGTCGCGGCCTTCGGCGGCTCGGCGGGGGGACATCTCGCGCTCCTCCTCGCGACGGACCCCGACGTGAATTTGAAGGCCGTCGTCTCCATGGCCGGCCCGACCAGGCTGAACACGCCGCTTCCCGACCTGTCCGCCAGGCTCGTCCGGCAGTTGATCGGGACGCCGGGGACGGTCTCGGCCTCGTACTGGAGGACCGTCAACCCGATCGACCGGGTCGGCCCGCATGTCGCGCCCATCCTCCTCATCCACGGGGACCGGGACGAGATCGTCCCGTACGAGCAGTCGGTCTCGATGTTCGAGGCGTGCAAGGTGGCGGGGGTCGAGGTGGAGCTGCTGACGATCCCGGGAGGCGGGCACGGGAGCGGCGGCAGGCGCGAGGACAATGAGGCCGCCATCATCAAGGCCGTCTCCTTCTTGAAGGATCACCTGGGGGTGCCACCGGGCGCCGCAGCACGATGA
- a CDS encoding ABC transporter ATP-binding protein has protein sequence MSISIRAGERLVVLGPSGSGKTTLLRLIAGLHEPQSGTVRIGARDMAGVPPHERDLAMVFQSQSLYPHLSVAANLAFSLRARRVPRAERRDRVREAAALLGLEDLLERRPSQLSGGERQRVALGRAVARRPGILLLDEPFAGLDEPLRVALRAELLDLHRRIGSTLVMVTHDQAEALAIGERLAVLDRGRLLQVGPPSEVYARPGHRLVASFLGRPGMNLLRCAVVQDGDSLRIVPDGTAPSCPIVPPDDRLPRPGRYELGIRAERVRILGPSGGHTGIGAGLILAPGVARTVEYRGESNLLAIGIGLQTLFVRVATDASPGEGQAVAAAFSLNDVCWFDPGSGLRVAGGGGPDA, from the coding sequence GTGTCCATCTCGATCCGAGCCGGCGAACGGCTCGTCGTCCTGGGACCCTCGGGCTCGGGAAAGACGACCTTGCTCCGGCTGATCGCCGGTTTGCATGAGCCCCAGTCGGGTACGGTGCGGATCGGCGCCAGGGACATGGCGGGGGTGCCGCCACACGAGCGAGACCTGGCGATGGTCTTCCAGTCGCAGTCGCTGTACCCCCACCTGAGCGTAGCGGCGAACCTGGCATTCTCCTTGCGGGCCCGCCGCGTCCCGCGTGCCGAGCGTCGCGACCGCGTCCGGGAGGCGGCCGCGCTGCTCGGCCTGGAAGACCTGCTCGAGCGCCGCCCTTCCCAGCTATCCGGAGGCGAGCGCCAGCGCGTCGCCCTCGGCCGGGCGGTCGCGAGGCGTCCCGGCATCCTGCTGCTGGACGAGCCCTTCGCCGGCCTCGACGAACCGCTCCGGGTCGCCCTCCGCGCGGAGCTATTGGACCTGCACCGGCGCATCGGCTCCACGCTGGTGATGGTCACCCATGACCAGGCCGAGGCGCTCGCGATCGGGGAGCGCCTGGCGGTCCTCGATCGAGGGAGGCTCCTGCAAGTCGGCCCGCCCTCGGAGGTTTACGCCCGCCCCGGTCACCGACTGGTTGCGTCGTTCCTCGGCCGCCCCGGGATGAACCTCCTCCGTTGCGCCGTCGTCCAGGACGGAGATTCCCTCAGGATCGTACCGGATGGGACCGCCCCGTCATGCCCGATCGTGCCGCCCGATGACCGCCTGCCCCGCCCCGGCCGATACGAGCTGGGCATCCGCGCCGAGAGGGTGCGGATCCTTGGTCCTTCGGGAGGCCACACGGGCATCGGAGCCGGACTGATCCTCGCCCCGGGGGTCGCCCGGACGGTCGAGTACCGCGGAGAATCGAACCTTCTGGCGATCGGGATCGGCCTCCAAACCCTCTTCGTCCGCGTGGCAACGGACGCGAGCCCGGGGGAGGGTCAGGCGGTGGCCGCGGCGTTCTCGCTCAATGACGTGTGCTGGTTCGACCCCGGGTCCGGGCTTCGCGTCGCGGGCGGGGGCGGCCCGGACGCTTGA
- a CDS encoding DUF1571 domain-containing protein, which produces MAFGKRSDSPDRPARSLLYRARVSLLLFAGACSAAWIRADLPGPESRPPGDAAEAEPIRPTPPGPAHAPPSQTATVSATISPTSSPSADLSRTATADIPEGSRATSLADEEPMRRALRTMKGCREAFQKVHDYTCTFYKRELLNGRLSPLNVMAMKARTRPASIYFKFEEPNRGREAIYVDGRNRGNIMVHEAGLVKFLAGTMEIAPTSARAMEECRHPITEAGIGNLIDTVTRRWELELSPGETLLLFDPDVVAAGRRCLLVEAVHPKRQPHFQFYKVRLFIDADLNLPVRFEGYDWPSEPGGPGTLAEEYAYVDLKLNVGLGDIDFDVANKQYAFGRF; this is translated from the coding sequence ATGGCATTCGGCAAACGGTCGGATAGCCCGGATCGGCCCGCTCGGTCGCTGCTCTACAGGGCCCGCGTCTCGCTGCTGCTCTTCGCCGGGGCCTGCTCGGCCGCCTGGATTCGCGCCGACCTGCCCGGCCCCGAATCGAGGCCGCCGGGCGATGCCGCCGAGGCCGAGCCCATCAGGCCGACCCCGCCCGGCCCGGCCCACGCCCCGCCCTCGCAGACGGCCACCGTCTCCGCGACGATCTCCCCGACGAGCTCCCCGTCAGCGGACCTGTCCCGGACGGCGACCGCCGACATCCCGGAGGGGAGCCGCGCCACGTCCCTCGCGGACGAGGAGCCGATGCGACGGGCCCTGAGGACCATGAAGGGCTGCCGGGAGGCTTTCCAGAAAGTTCACGACTACACCTGCACCTTTTACAAGCGCGAGCTCCTCAACGGGCGGCTCAGCCCCCTGAACGTCATGGCGATGAAGGCCCGGACGAGGCCGGCGAGCATCTATTTCAAATTCGAGGAGCCGAACCGGGGTCGCGAGGCGATCTACGTGGACGGTCGCAACCGGGGCAACATCATGGTCCATGAGGCGGGGCTCGTGAAGTTCCTCGCCGGGACGATGGAGATCGCCCCCACGTCGGCCAGGGCGATGGAGGAATGCCGGCACCCGATCACGGAGGCCGGGATCGGCAACCTGATCGACACGGTCACGCGCCGCTGGGAACTCGAGCTGAGCCCCGGCGAGACGCTCCTCCTCTTCGACCCCGATGTCGTCGCCGCCGGCCGCCGATGCCTGCTGGTCGAGGCCGTACACCCGAAGAGGCAGCCGCATTTCCAGTTCTACAAGGTTCGCCTGTTCATCGACGCCGACCTCAACCTGCCCGTTCGGTTCGAGGGCTACGACTGGCCGTCCGAGCCGGGCGGGCCCGGGACGCTGGCCGAGGAATACGCATACGTCGACCTGAAGCTGAACGTGGGCCTCGGTGACATCGACTTCGACGTCGCCAACAAGCAATACGCGTTCGGTCGCTTCTGA
- a CDS encoding energy-coupling factor ABC transporter ATP-binding protein — MTPNDDQDAPPAVRVSRLAYRYPDGREALRGLSFAIASGESVALVGPNGAGKSTLLLHLNGLLPGRRGAAGGHHAAAGSSAGREVSPSIWIDGVEVSPRTATVIRRKVGLLFQDPDDQLFCPTVLEDVAFGPLNLGMNAEEARRVATDCLARVGLEGAGDRPPHHLSFGERKRACLAGVLACRPVVLVLDEPTANLDPRARRRFIELIRDLEATKLIATHDLEMVLEICPRSIVLDAGLAVADGPSRAILGNRELVDAHGLELPLSLALADRGARG; from the coding sequence ATGACGCCGAACGACGATCAGGATGCGCCCCCCGCCGTGCGCGTCAGCCGCCTGGCCTACCGCTACCCCGACGGCCGCGAGGCGCTCCGCGGCCTGAGCTTCGCAATCGCGTCGGGAGAGAGCGTCGCGCTCGTCGGCCCCAACGGCGCCGGCAAGAGCACCTTGCTGCTGCACCTCAACGGCCTCCTCCCCGGGCGGCGTGGGGCGGCCGGCGGCCATCACGCCGCGGCGGGATCCTCGGCCGGGCGCGAGGTCTCGCCGAGCATCTGGATTGACGGCGTGGAGGTGAGCCCGCGGACCGCCACGGTCATCCGCAGGAAGGTCGGGCTGCTGTTCCAGGATCCGGACGACCAGCTCTTCTGCCCGACGGTGCTCGAGGACGTCGCGTTCGGCCCGCTCAACCTGGGGATGAATGCCGAGGAAGCTCGCCGGGTCGCGACCGATTGCCTCGCGAGGGTCGGCCTGGAGGGCGCGGGCGACCGCCCGCCGCATCACCTGAGCTTCGGCGAGCGGAAGCGCGCCTGCCTGGCCGGGGTCCTCGCGTGCCGCCCGGTCGTGCTGGTGCTCGACGAGCCGACCGCCAACCTGGACCCCCGCGCCCGCCGCCGCTTCATCGAGCTGATCCGCGACCTCGAGGCGACCAAGCTGATCGCGACCCACGACCTGGAGATGGTCCTGGAAATCTGCCCCCGCTCGATCGTCCTCGACGCCGGGCTGGCCGTGGCCGATGGGCCGAGCCGTGCGATCCTCGGCAACCGCGAGCTCGTCGATGCCCACGGGCTCGAATTGCCGCTCAGCCTGGCGCTCGCGGATCGTGGCGCCCGAGGCTGA
- a CDS encoding CARDB domain-containing protein encodes MSSRDRRSAGRRRAWGRGLIILKFDALERREVMSAAAAGLPDLVTSSLVTDATADWGDPITATGQVTNQGRAAVTSSFNVGVYASSKDAVGKYSVLLGEVAIPAGLQPGQTVPFSTTVKLPTSQVPGASSNGVVYIDSKVDPEGKVKESNERNNTGVGLGFDSASVQISAGQQAALSVGGIGVYPTTLNWGGTLQVTAQVRNESYGAAPASRAILVLTPSGQNFGGLSDLTIGSISVPPIPAWSTVNVQTTVALPTTVPRIVEGSSAYTLSIIPDADYLTNATYPHGPAGGSGVDQTAVTINTTDSTPTTTAQSALPNLTPGDVQVSSGTLSWGNTFQVSTVLQNLGNADQGPFRVRFVLVNGSGSTNSGLFLGDAMVDGLAAGGLTTLTQSLTLPNRLPSGMSLSSQEVGRIAVIVDPEHVVNESFSNNDTAMSGPITLKLLGADGNSYVPTYPAPKQLLATNTAKYVAKAEAHAAAVAAKAANTAQHRKLYRKPKKDNSVLHNLSVFPKSFNNFLKKYV; translated from the coding sequence ATGTCGTCCCGAGACCGTCGGTCCGCCGGACGCCGTCGCGCCTGGGGGCGCGGCCTGATCATCTTGAAGTTTGACGCCCTCGAGCGGCGAGAGGTGATGTCCGCCGCGGCTGCCGGCCTCCCCGACCTGGTGACGTCGTCCCTGGTGACGGACGCCACGGCCGACTGGGGCGACCCGATCACCGCGACCGGGCAGGTCACGAATCAGGGCAGGGCCGCCGTCACGTCGTCCTTCAACGTCGGCGTCTACGCCTCCAGCAAGGACGCCGTCGGCAAGTACTCCGTGCTCCTCGGCGAGGTCGCGATCCCCGCGGGGCTCCAGCCCGGCCAGACGGTCCCCTTCAGCACGACGGTCAAGCTGCCGACCTCGCAGGTCCCCGGCGCCAGCTCCAACGGGGTGGTCTACATCGATTCCAAGGTCGATCCCGAAGGGAAGGTCAAGGAATCCAACGAGCGGAACAACACCGGCGTAGGCCTCGGCTTCGACTCCGCCAGCGTCCAGATCAGCGCCGGCCAGCAGGCCGCCCTGTCCGTCGGCGGCATCGGCGTCTACCCGACCACGCTGAACTGGGGCGGGACGCTCCAGGTGACCGCCCAGGTCCGGAACGAGTCTTACGGGGCGGCGCCGGCGAGCCGCGCCATCCTGGTCCTCACGCCTTCCGGGCAGAACTTCGGCGGGCTATCGGACCTCACGATCGGGAGCATCTCTGTCCCCCCGATCCCCGCCTGGTCCACGGTCAACGTCCAGACGACGGTCGCCCTGCCCACGACCGTGCCCCGCATCGTGGAGGGCTCCAGCGCCTATACGCTGTCGATCATCCCGGATGCCGACTACCTGACCAACGCCACGTATCCTCACGGTCCGGCCGGGGGGAGCGGCGTCGACCAGACCGCCGTGACGATCAACACCACGGACTCGACCCCGACCACCACGGCGCAGTCGGCCCTGCCGAACCTCACGCCCGGCGACGTCCAGGTGTCCTCCGGGACCTTGAGCTGGGGCAACACCTTCCAGGTCTCCACCGTCCTCCAGAACCTGGGGAACGCCGACCAGGGCCCGTTCCGCGTGCGGTTCGTCCTCGTGAACGGCAGCGGCAGCACCAACTCGGGCCTGTTCCTGGGCGACGCCATGGTCGACGGGCTCGCCGCCGGCGGCCTGACCACCCTCACGCAGTCGCTGACCCTGCCCAACCGGCTGCCATCGGGCATGTCGCTGTCCAGCCAGGAAGTCGGTCGCATCGCCGTGATCGTCGATCCGGAGCACGTCGTCAACGAGTCCTTCTCCAACAATGACACCGCCATGTCCGGCCCGATCACGCTGAAGCTCCTCGGTGCCGACGGCAACTCCTACGTCCCGACCTACCCGGCCCCCAAGCAACTCCTCGCCACGAACACCGCCAAGTATGTCGCCAAGGCCGAGGCCCACGCCGCCGCGGTCGCCGCCAAGGCCGCGAATACGGCCCAGCATCGGAAGCTCTATCGCAAGCCGAAGAAGGACAATTCCGTACTGCACAACCTCAGCGTGTTCCCGAAGTCGTTCAACAACTTCCTGAAGAAGTACGTGTAG
- the csrA gene encoding carbon storage regulator CsrA codes for MLVLSRKLGEKIVIGDNIVITVVKIDRNQIRIGIEAPHDVPVYREEIAPPRPALMSTREPVTV; via the coding sequence ATGTTGGTTCTGAGCAGGAAGCTGGGCGAGAAGATCGTGATCGGTGACAACATCGTCATCACGGTGGTCAAGATTGATCGCAATCAGATCCGCATCGGCATCGAAGCGCCGCATGACGTTCCGGTCTATCGGGAAGAGATCGCTCCGCCTCGTCCCGCACTCATGTCCACCCGCGAACCCGTGACCGTCTGA
- a CDS encoding alpha/beta hydrolase, with protein sequence METRFIPRQYEPNYAYPLLVLLHARGGDEDQLVRAMPALSWRNYVALGLRGPEVVTRRDRPAGFGWGRDFESEDRTGLRARPQRPEAEVVRRALFDPDHDELGRLEEGIFGGIRTTRSLLHVHSERIFLVGVGEGAALAYRLGLSFPDRFAGVVAINGWLPPGFRPLAWVKSCRELPILVVHGAWNTRHPIAGVRRDVATLRSGGLRVAFQSYPCTHRLNSQMLGDVDTWLMNRCTSQAGL encoded by the coding sequence GTGGAAACTCGGTTCATACCCCGCCAGTATGAGCCCAACTATGCCTATCCCCTGCTCGTGCTACTCCACGCCAGGGGCGGGGACGAGGACCAGCTGGTCCGGGCCATGCCGGCGCTGAGCTGGAGGAACTACGTCGCGTTGGGGTTGCGAGGGCCGGAGGTGGTGACGCGGCGGGATCGGCCCGCGGGATTCGGCTGGGGCCGGGACTTCGAGTCCGAGGATCGCACGGGGCTGAGGGCAAGGCCGCAGCGTCCCGAGGCCGAGGTGGTCCGTAGGGCCCTCTTCGATCCCGATCACGACGAGTTGGGCCGCCTGGAGGAGGGCATCTTCGGCGGCATCCGGACGACCAGAAGCCTCCTCCACGTCCACTCCGAGCGCATCTTCCTGGTCGGCGTCGGCGAGGGTGCCGCGCTGGCCTACCGGCTCGGGTTGAGCTTCCCGGATCGATTCGCGGGCGTCGTCGCCATCAACGGCTGGTTGCCCCCCGGGTTCCGCCCGCTCGCCTGGGTGAAGTCCTGCCGGGAACTGCCCATCCTGGTCGTCCACGGCGCATGGAACACGCGACATCCGATCGCGGGAGTCCGGCGTGATGTCGCGACGCTCCGCTCGGGCGGACTCCGCGTCGCCTTCCAGTCCTACCCCTGCACGCATCGTCTGAACAGCCAGATGCTCGGCGACGTCGACACCTGGCTCATGAATCGGTGCACCTCGCAAGCCGGGCTCTGA